Proteins from a genomic interval of Paenibacillus sp. RC334:
- a CDS encoding SDR family oxidoreductase, with protein sequence MGKLEGKVAVITGGATGIGRAAAKRFIEEGAFVFIFGRRQEALDAAVADLGPNARAVKGSVSDLADLDRLYAAVKSERGTLDIVFANAGAGSQLPLGEITAEHIDEIFDTNVKGSIFTVQKALPLMGQGGSIILTGSSAGTTGAPAMSAYSASKAAVRNLARTWAEDLKGTGIRVNVLSPGATATELAKESLGEEGQKVFASMTPLQRMADPAEIGAVAAFLASSDSSFMTASEVAVDGGLAQI encoded by the coding sequence ATGGGAAAGCTTGAAGGTAAGGTTGCAGTCATCACGGGGGGCGCTACCGGCATCGGTCGCGCCGCAGCAAAGCGATTCATCGAGGAGGGCGCCTTCGTCTTCATCTTCGGCCGCAGGCAGGAAGCGCTCGACGCCGCTGTGGCCGACCTTGGGCCCAATGCCCGCGCGGTGAAGGGCTCGGTCTCCGATCTGGCCGACCTCGACCGACTCTACGCGGCGGTGAAGTCCGAGCGCGGAACTCTCGACATCGTCTTCGCCAATGCCGGGGCGGGAAGCCAGCTTCCGCTCGGCGAGATCACCGCTGAGCACATTGACGAAATCTTCGACACCAATGTGAAGGGTTCGATCTTCACGGTCCAGAAGGCGCTACCGCTGATGGGCCAGGGCGGTTCGATCATCCTAACGGGATCGAGCGCTGGCACCACGGGCGCCCCGGCAATGAGCGCCTACAGCGCGAGTAAGGCGGCAGTGCGCAACCTCGCGCGGACCTGGGCGGAGGACCTGAAGGGCACCGGCATCCGGGTAAACGTGCTGTCGCCCGGAGCGACGGCAACCGAGCTCGCGAAGGAATCGCTAGGCGAGGAGGGCCAAAAAGTCTTCGCTTCGATGACTCCGCTCCAGCGCATGGCTGATCCGGCGGAGATTGGGGCGGTGGCCGCCTTTCTCGCATCATCGGACAGCAGCTTCATGACCGCCAGCGAGGTCGCCGTCGACGGCGGTCTAGCGCAAATCTGA